Part of the Aquimarina sp. TRL1 genome, TGTATTGCTTTGTTTTCCTCCAGTTCAGGGTTGGTTTCTACAATTTTAATCCCTTTTCTGATAAAGGTTTCATTCATTTCCTTAAAGATGAGTGCTGTTACTCCTTTGTTTTGATATTCAGGATCAATTCCTATTAAATAAAAGGCTGCTGTATTGTTTTTTCGTTGTGCTTTAAGAATGTGTAAAAAGCCAAAAGGAAACATTTTTCCTTTCATTTTTTTCAGTGCCTTGGAGAAAGATGGCATAACGATAGAGAATGCAATTAGTTTTCCTTTTTCATCGCTAATACAGGTAATGAAATCAGGGTTGATGTATGGGATGTATTTCTCCTTATACATATCGATTTGATATTGTTGTATAGGGACAAAGGTTTGTAGGCTGCTATAGGTTTTGTTTAAAAGATCAAACATTTCATTTACATAAGGTAAAATTGCCTTACTGTTTTTGAAAGTGATAAGTTTTAGATTATAGCGATCCTTAATAATATCTGCAAACTTAACAACCTTGTCTTTTGTTTTGGTGGGGACTTTTATGCGATATTCTACCCAGGTAGCAGCATCTTCAAAACCTAACTGTTCTAGGTGGGTACGATAATAAGGATGATTGTACCAGGTGATCATGGTATTGAGTTCTTCAAAACCTTTAATAAGAATTCCCGCCTTGTCCATATTAGAAAAACCAACCGGTCCTTCCATAAATTCCAGAGAATGTTCTACGCCAAATTTGATTACTTCTTGTAATAATGCTTTGGTAACTTCGATATCATCAATCATATCTAACCAACCAAAGCGAACTTTTTTCTTTTTTTGTTCTTTTACTTCTATCCAGTTGATAATTGCGGCAATACGTCCCACAACTTTATTGTTTTTGTAGGCTAAAAAATATTTAGCTACGGCATTTTTGAAGACAGGATTTTTTAAAGGGTCAATGGCATCCAGTTCTTCTTTTATGATTGGGGGAACATAATAAGGGGAATTCTTGTATATTTCAAAAGGAAATTTAACAAACGTGGTTAAATCTCCTTTTGAGGTAATTTCTTTTGTCGTAATCATAGATATTCTCTAGTTCATAGCAAATATATATTCTTTTATGAAAATATACTGCTTAGAGAGGAATGATTTCTATATGTTTTGAGAAAATATGTTATAATCCTTCTCCGTCATCCTCTTCTAACTCTTTTTCCTTTTCTTCTTCTTCTTTCTTGGCTTTTTCTGCAGCTTTTTTAGCTTTTGCCTCTTCTTTCTTTCTTTTCTTTTCTTCCTTTTTTCTTCTCTTTTCTTCTTTCTTTAATCGCTTTTCTTCTTCCTTTTGAGCCCTTTCTTCTTCTTTTTTCATTTGCTCATATTGAGCATCAATGTCTTCTTCCTCTTCTTCCAGCTCTTTTTCTTTCGCTTTTTCAAGTTCTTTCGTATCCTTTTCTTCTTCATTGAAGAGCTCCTTTTCTAGATTGTCTAGTTTTTGTAGTTCTTTATCAATCTCATCCAGTTCCTGATCGACTCCTTGTTCTTTTTCCATTTGATCAAGCTCTTTGTCAATTTCCTTGATCATCTTAGCCTTTTCTTTTTCTTCTTTTAAACGGGCTTTTTCAGCTCTTTTAGCTTCTTTTGCTTCTCGCTTAAGACGTCTTCGTTCTTCTTTTCTGAATTTTTTGTCGTCTTTTTTAGCTTGTTTTTCATTAGCGATTCGCTCTCGTTCTAATCGTTCTGCTGTTCTGCGTTCATCCAATTCTCTTTCGATTTCCTGTCGATGATCATCATCTTCGAAGTCGTTAATGAATGGTGTTTTTCTAGCGTTTAATGTATCGTTTTCTTCTTCTTCGAATTCAGAATCAATATCTTCGAAATCATCCTCTTCATTATCTTCGAGGTCATCCGGGTTTTCTTGTATTCCGATACTTTCTCCTTCTTCTAAGATAATTTCATCTTTTTTGTGCCAATCAAATCGATAGGCTCCTCCAAAGTTTAGTGAGAATATAGAAGGAGTGTCTTTAAAATTTGTAGTCAAACTGGCATCAAACTGTATATCGTTATTTAATAGATAAGCTCCTCCGATTCTAAAAAGATCATCACTGTAGAAATCACTTTTTTGCCCTTGATATTCCCCAAAGACAGCCCAGTTGTCATTGATCGTATGCGTGGTGGTGATAATCCATCCATATGTAGGGTTTTCGGTTGTGATCTTATCTATAATGATATTCGTGACTAATACCCAGTTTTTAAAATTATTGGTAGTCCAGTTGTTTTGGGTAATTAGTACAAATTTAGGGCTGATACTAGGGTCATCTACAGGTGTAAATGGGTTATCAGCTGTATTGAAGTTCATTCCGGCATATACAGAAACTGCTGGAATAAGTGTTTTCCATTTAAATCGATGTTGTGCTTTCCAACTATTGAGGTCTATAGAATCTTTCTTAGGTCTTTTATAAGGATCAAATACCAAATATTTTGCTCCAATTGTATTGTTGACAAAATTAAAACGAGTTGTTTTCTGTTCATTAGCACCAACGGTTCTTTTTACTACATCCCCGCGAGCAGTTCCATCAAGGCGTATTTCTAATTGTTCTATCAATAACCCATAGCGTGCTTCGTAGTCCATTGTAAAAAAGCTTGTTTGGGTATCGCGCAATGTATGCTTTTCTTTACCAAACCCGAAACCACCTTCTCCTTGAAGCACATTATTCCCCACAGAGAATGCTCCCTGAGATCTTCCAGGTCTGTTTGTGTTTATTTTTTTGGTGTACTGCGCTGATAAAGAATAGCTTATTGTGAGAAAGCTAATAAGTATCAGAATAGATTTTGGGCTCATATTCAACAGATTTAGACCAAATATAGGAGAAATTATCATTTTTTTGGGATTGAATGCGGGTATTTGTATGTGGAGTTCATTATTTTTGAAAAAAAATAATATGCAAGAAGCTTCCGTTGTAGGGGTATTAAAAATTATTCTCATTATCGCATTAGTGTATTATGGGGTAAAGATTATAACGCGAATATTTGGTCCTCTATTGCTTAAGTATGTAACAAAGAAAGCAGGAGAGAAATTCCAACAACAATTCGATCAGTATCAACAGCAACAGCAGCCGTCTACTGATGGAGAAATTAACTATACTAAAAAATCGAAACGAAGCACTTCTAATAAAGAGGTAGGGGAGTATATCGATTATGAAGAGATTGATTAATTTGACTTTTTCAATAGGTCTAAAAACACACATTTCATGACATCTTTTTTCAAAAGATTTTTACCGCATATATTTGTTTTTATAGGTTTTGTTATTATTTCACTTCTTTATTTTAACCCGGTGTTAAGTGGAAAAAAAATGCGGCAAAGTGATATTGTCCAATACACTGGAATGGCACGTCAGCAAACAGATTTCAGAAATAATACCGGAGAAGAGCCCTATTGGACAGATAGTGCTTTTGGAGGAATGCCAACTTACCAGTTGGGAGCGCAGTATCCACATAGTTATTTAAAAAAAATAGATCGATTGATTCGGTTTTTACCCAGACCAGCAGATTATTTATTTCTTTATTTTATAGGGTTTTATATTTTGTTATTGGTGCTAAAAGTAGATTATAAGCTTGCTTTTCTAGGGAGTTTGGCTTTTGGTTTTTCTACCTATTTCATCATTATTATTGGAGTGGGACATAATGCAAAGGCACATGCTATAGGCTATATGCCTTTGGTATTAAGTGGAATTTTATTGATTTTTAAGAAAAAACGAATCTTAGGGTTCGGAGTATTAGCATTATCAATGGGATTAGAGATAGCGGCTAATCATTTTCAGATGACATACTACTTGTTTTTGGCAGTATTGATTATGGGAATATGTTATTTGGTCGATGCGTTTAAGAAGAAAACACTTCCTGCTTTTTTTCAATCTGTAGGAATTATGGTTGTGGCAGTGTTGTTTTCTGTATTGATGAATGCCACAAGCTTGCTGGCTACAAAAGAATACACAAAATACAGTACCAGGGGGTCTTCTGATATAACGATCACGGCAGATGGTTCGCAAAAAACAAGTTCGGGCTTAGATTATGAGTATATTACTACTTATAGTTATGGTATTCTGGAAAGCTTTAATTTATTTATTCCTCGTTTTATGGGAGGGTCTTCTTCTGAAAATATAGGAAAAGATGCGCATATCTATGAGAAATTATTGGCTATGGGAGCCAGTCCTTCTCAGGCATCTATGTATACAGAGGGAGCTCCAACATATTGGGGAGATCAGCCTTTTGTAGGCGCCCCGGCCTACATAGGAGCAGTAGTACTATTTTTGTTTGTATTGGCGTTGTATTTAGTGAAAGGAAAACTAAAATGGTGGTTAGTAGGTGCTTCTGTACTAACCTTACTATTATCTTGGGGGAAGAATTTCAGTGTATTGACTACTTTGTTTATTGACTATTTCCCAATGTATGATAAGTTCAGAGCGGTATCTTCTATACAGGTCATTATAGAATTATGTGTACCTATATTAGCAGTTGTTGGTTTACAACGTTTTTTTAGTAATAAGGTTACTGAAGAAGAAAAAACAACAGCCCTGAAGTATGCGACTGGAATTGTCGGAGGAATTGCTATCTTGTTTTTGTTGCTAAAAGGGACTCTTTTTAATTTTGTTGGAGCCAGAGATGGGATGTTGATACAGCAACTAGGGCTTGATTTTGTCGATGCACTTAAGGAGGATAGAAAAGCTATTTTTACGGCAGATACTTTACGATCTTTAGTATTAGTGTTATTAGTTGCCGGAGGCTGTTGGGCATACCTAAAGAATAAAATTAAACAACCGCTGCTCATAGTAGGAATAGCGATATTGATCGTATTTGATTTAGTGGTCATAGATCGCAAATATGTGAATAATGATAACTTCGTATCTGCTAAAGAGTTTCGAAGTGCTTTTGTAGCCACTAAAGCAGATAACAAGATATTAGAAGATAAAGGACATTATCGTGTATACGATTTATTAGGAGATCCTTTTAATAGTGGAAGAGCTTCGTATTTTCATAATGCATTAGGAGGATATCATGCAGCAAAAATGGGAAGAATTCAAGATCTATTCGAATTTTATATTTCCAAAGGAGATGTAAGTATATTGAATATGTTTAATGTCAAGTATTTTATTACCAAAGATGAAAAAGGAGCGATAGTACAGGAAAACCCTTATACGAATGGGAATGCCTGGTTTGTTTCTTCTCTGAAGGAAGTAACAACAGCTGATGATGAAATTCTAGGATTAAAAGGATTAAAAAATAAAGAGACGGCACTTATTCATACTGATTTTTCTGTAAAAAATACTCAGTATTCGGTAGATAGTTTGGCAACGATTAAGTTACAAACTCATCAACCTAATAAGCTAGTATATACTACGAATAATTCAGCGGCAGGATTTGCTGTTTTTTCTGAAGTTTATTACAAAGATGGATGGCAGGCATATATTGATGGGAAGCCAGTATCTCATGTTCGTGTAAATTATATACTAAGAGGGTTAGAGATTCCAGAAGGAAAGCATACAGTTACGTTTGCCTTTGAACCGCAGGTGATACAAACAGGAAGTACAATTACAGTTGCAAGCTCTATTTTGTTTATACTGTTATTGGCAGGTTTTATCTTCTATGACTTTAGAAAAAATAAAAAAGGAACACATACTGATCAGGCGCATTAAGTTAGTATGAAGAAAGTATTGATTATAACATATTATTGGCCGCCAGCAGGAGGTCCAGGGGTACAACGATGGTTAAAGTTCGTAAAATACCTTAGAGAATATGCTATAGATCCGGTGGTGTTTGTCCCGGAAAATCCGACATATCCTATAAAAGATACCTCATTATCGACAGAAATACCTGAGGATATTACGGTACTTAAGCGTTCTATTTTCGAACCCTATCGATTTGCTCAGTTTTTTTCTAAAAAAGACACCAATACAATTAGTAAAGGAATTATAGCTAGGGGAGAAAAACAATCATTTATACAGCGGTTGTTATTGTATATTAGAGGGAACTACTTTATCCCGGATGCCAGAAAGTTTTGGGTAAAACCATCGGTTCGCTTTTTAAAAAAATATCTCAAAAAACATCAGATAGATACGATTATTACAACCGGTCCTCCACATAGTGTTCATCTTATAGGCTTAGAGCTCAAAAAAGAGATGGGCAGTAAATGGGTGGCAGATTTTAGAGACCCCTGGACTACTATCGGGTATCATGATAAATTGAAGCTGGGAAAACGGGCTAAAGAAAAACACACATCATTAGAAGAGGAAGTATTGACGAATGCAGATCATGTTTTGGTAACAAGTAATACCACAAAACATGAGTTTGAAGCCATCACACTACAACCAATAACAGTAATTACTAATGGTTATGATTACGAGAAGGGAGTAGAAGTTTCATTGTCAGATCGTTTTACGATCTCTCATATTGGTTCTTTATTGTCAGGGAGAAATCCTGTTATGTTATGGAAAGCACTATACGATCTTACCGAAGAACATCCTGATTTTGCTACTTCATTAGAGATACAATTGGTAGGAGCAGTAAGTGAGGATGTATTAGAAAGTATAAAAGGAGCAGGATTGACCTCTTTTTTAACATTAAAAGGATATGTGTCTCATCAAGAAGCAGTGGCTATTCAGCGTAGCAGTCAATTATTAGTTTTAATAGAAATCGATGTTCCAGAGACACGCTGTATCATCCCTGGTAAATTGTTTGAGTATATGGTGTCAAATCGCCCGATATTAGCTATTGGACCGGAAGGAGCAGATATTGAAGGGTTGATCAAAGAAACAAATACTGGAGTTTTTTATCAATATAGGGATTATACGGATATCAAAAAACAACTGTGGGAATACTATCAGCAGTTTTTAAAAGGGACATTACAAACGCAGCCAATAGGCTTGCAGCGTTTTAGTAGAAAAGAATTAACCCGTACGTTATCAGAAGTCCTGAAGAAATTATAATTTTATACTACAAATATCAAAAATATCTTGAGTGGGGGTCGTCATAAAACAATCCATACGTAATATAATTACTACCTGTGTGGGCTTTGGTCTTGGAGCTGTTAATACCTTGTTTTTAATGACCTGGTTTCTGGAGCAGGAGTATTACGGATTGATTAGTTATGTAATATCTGCAGCCAATCTTGTTTGGCCTTTTTTAATTTTTGGAGCTCATAATACATTAGTGAAGTTTTTTTCCGCCTATACAGATTCATCAGAACAGCATCGTTTATTGAGTTGGTTATTACTAATTCCATTATTCTTGTCTGTAGTATTAGCAGGAATGGGAATACTGCTTTATCAGCAGTTACTCGTATTTTTTGATGGAGAGAATGCGATTGTAAAGCCTTATGTGTGGACTATTTTTGTGTTGGCATTTGCTATTACATATTTTGAAGTGTTTTATGCCTGGGCCAAAGTAAAACTGCAGAGTGCTTTTGGAAACTTTCTCAAAGAAATATTTACCCGATTTGGAATTGCTGTTTTATTGATATTAGTAGCAGTAAAGATAATAGAAGTCCAAGCATTTGTTTATTGGTTAATGGCGGTTTATATACTTCGGTTATTTATAATGATGGGCTATGCCTTATCGCTTCATCGTACTTTTAGGTTTCGATGGACGCTTCCATCTAATTATAGCTCTGTTTTTAAATACTCCGGTTTAATTGTATTAGCGGGGTCAGTAGCTTCTTTTTTGATTGATTTGGATAAAGTAATGATTGAACGTTTTATGCCTATCGGTAATTTAGCCAATTATACGATTTGTGCTTATATCGCCAGTGTGATTATTATGCCTTCCAGAGCTATGCATCAAATAACATATCCATTAACAGCAAAGTTGATTAATGAGAAGCAGTATGATGCTCTGAGAACTTTATATCGAAAAAGTGCTTTGAATTTATTTGTGATTAGCGGATTGTTTTTTGTCTTGATTTTGTGTAATGTACATCAGCTTTTCGAATTGATTTCAGATAAGTATCAATTACATATTTGGGTTATTCTTTTTATAGGACTTACCAAATTGTATGATAATTTTTTAGGGAATAATAATGCGGTTTTATATAATTCGGATTATTATCGAATTGTATTGATAATAGGGATTGGAATGGCTTTGTTAGCTTTTGTACTAAATGCATTGTGTATTCCTTTTTTTGGGATAAAAGGAGCTGCTTTGGCTACATTCATTGCTGTTTTTGTATATAACACAATGAAGCTTTGGATTGTTTATCAAAAATTCGGGATGCATCCTTTTTCGAAGCGTATTGTTGGAGGAGGGATTCTTATTCTCACGGCTACTGCTGCTTTTTATTTTTGGGAATTTTCTTTTTCTCCGATAGTGAATATTGTTTTAAAGAGTATTTTGATCGGGATAAGTTATGTGGGAGCAGTCTTACTTACAAAGCTTTCTCCTGATATTACTGACATAATAAGAAAAATCCCTCGAGGTGCATAAGGCATTCAACTCTTGAGGGATTTTTCAACTAACCAACCAAAAAATATATATACTAAGTATATTTTATTTTAAATGCTTCTCCTGGAGCGACTATGAGAACTTGTAGCTCTCGAACCTGAAGTTCTGTTACTTCGGGAAGCGTTACTTTTTCTTGTCTGCGTTCTGGTAGCAGCATTGCTTTTACTACTATATTGACGATTATATGAGCGTTTTGTTGCACCATTAGCTCTATTTCCTGAGAAATTTCTGTTCGCAGATCGAGAAACAGTTCTTGGAGCTCGATTTGTTGTAGTTCTAGTAGTGGTATGTGTTCTTGTTTTTGTATACGAAGGACGATTTGTTACACTACTTCTACTTCTGGTGGTGCTAGTTGTCACCGTTCTTGCTTTTGGCGCTTTGCTTCTAGAATTCGAATAGTTACTTCTACTGGTTCTGGAAGGAGTCGTGCTTCTGCTAGTATGAGTAGATCTACTGGTATTCACGGTAGAACGACTTGTACTTCTGCTTCTGGTAGGAGCTACTGATCTGGTATTATAATTAGATCGGCTTCTGGTAGTTGCATTAGATCGATTAGCACCTCTGCTTCTAGAAGAATATGCAGTATAGTTTCTGTCATTTCTGGAATACATAGCAGCTCTTCGGTCTCTAGACTGATATGCCAGACTTCTGGCAGAACGAGCTCTTGATCCTCTGTGATATGCTACAGAACGCTGACTAGGTCTGTAATAATTTCTATTTCTATAAGGAGTTCTGTAATACCCGCTATAGTAATTAGTTCTATAGGTTCTGTAAGAACATCTAAAAGGAGTGTAATATCTTCTATATGGTCTATTGTATACAATACATCTGCTCACAACGGGTACTGTAAAATATCTGTGGTAAGGTCTGTATACGTAATGCCTGTTGAACCTATTGATATATCCGGTACAATAAGTGAAATTTCCGTAGCTGTTATAGTTGATATATAACCCTCCTAACCTGGATAAACGACCAAAGTTATTATAGTTAAGAAATACATCACCTACTTGTATAATTCTTCCGTAATAATCATAGAATATAGGTACTTCTTCTACCTGTACTACAGCTCCATAATCATCGTACTGTACAAACGGATCATAGTTGTATCCTGAATTAAAACTGATGTTAATCCCGGGAGCGTTTACATTTACATTAATGTGATTGTTAGGTCTGTTGATATAAAAATCAAATTGACCATCCGGGTATATAGAAAATTCAATGCCTCCTTCTGTAAAGATAAAAGACTTTCCGTAGTTATAGGATCTATTATAACTTGTTCCTTCATTTGATTCATATGCATTAGCAGATATTGTCGCTAACATAACCCCGGCAAATAATAGCATAAATTTTTTCATAATCAGTGTTTTTTAAGAAAGTGCAGAAATTTTAATTCCGAACTCGATTAGTTATATGCAAGCAGCGTGCCAAAAACTATGAGAATATGTTAAAGAAAGTGGAGTTTGTATAGGGTAATCTGTTGTGAAGTGCTGAATTTATTGATATAATGATAATAGTTATAGAGAGGAAATCCTCCTGATAGAGTAGAGGAAAGACCTCGGAAAATCAGATTTTTTTACTTTTTTAAATAAAAAAACAGTAATGATATTCCATTACTGTTTATATATATTATAAAACGGATTAGTGTTTAAAGACTACATGCATTTGTGGCTAACATTTCCTTTGTTGGGTTATAAGCATTTTTACTGCATTGAAACGTATGAATCACGGTGTTTTTAAAAGCACAGTGATTGGATAATTTTTTATTATTAAAAATCCATAGTCTGTTATCAACATTATTTAGGGTTGTAAATCCTTTTACATCGATTAACTCTGGATTAGCAAGAATCCATAAATTATCAACTTTTTGAAGCAATTCGAATGTGTTGATTTTTTCCAATTTATCATTAGAGACAATGCGAATAAAGCCTGCTGTGCGCAGATTGTCAAAACCTGTAAGAGCGGTAAGTGAAGGAAGGTCTTTTATACGTAATTCTTCGGTGATATTTTCGAGGTTTTTGAAGCCTTGAAGATTGTGTAAGGATCCATTATCTTCTATAAAGAGATTGGTTAGGGAAGTAAGGTTTTCCAGTGCATCAACATTCTCTAAAAAAGTGTTATACTGTATTGTTAGTTTAGCACCGACAGTTTGTAGGTTTTCTAATCCTCTCAGATTTTTTAAGTTTTTTTTTGTTCCGTTGGAATATACTGTTGAACGATTGTTTTTGATACGTAGTTCGCCAGTAATTGTTTTCAAATCTTTTAGGGAACTCATATCAATAACATTATTGATAATAAGACTTCCTTCTACTTTAGTATATTGTTTGGCAGCGAATATTTCTAATTCGTCTTGATTACTAATAAATTTATTTCCTGTAAATACTTTTTCCCCTGCGGTTTTACAATTGTCATTAGTAAGGTGTTCTTTACTTGGGTTATATCCATTTCCGTTAATAATGATGTTCCCCTGAATAGTTGTATTTTGCAAAGCACAAAAATTATATAAGGAAGTGTTGGATGTAATTGAAAGATCTTTTGCTATTGATGTTAACTGCTGTAGTCCTTCCAGATCAGAAAGATTGTTATTGGATCGAATATGAACCGATCCTCCTATTTTTTGTAATAGGTTAAGTCCTTTCCACTGAATAAAAGAGGGATGGTTGGCAATGATAAGACTTCCTCCGATTTCGGTAAGAGACGTTAATCCATCAAGAGAACTTAATTGTCCGTTATTATTTAAAGATAAATCACCTCCTATGAATTGCAATCGTGATAAACCACTAATATTAGTCAATGCTTCTGCTTTGGAAATAGAGAGTGATCCTCCTATTTTTTCTAAGGCTATTGGAGAGATTGTTTTCAGGTCAGGAGTGTCTAATAAAGCATTTTCTTTAGTATAGCTTATAGAAAGATTTCCTGTGATTTCTACAACATCCTTGAATGGAGAGATATCATGAATACCAGCAATAAATACATTTCCATCAATACGTAGGTAGTTGTTTTTAGTGTAAAAATCAATGAGAGCTTCTTGACTATTTAGATAGAGGTCTCCTTTATAGATATTTTCGGGATTAATAATTGGGGAGTTTGGAGCGTTACTAGTATCATCATCACTCTGACAGGCGTAGATAAATAAAAGAAGAACTCCGAGATAGTACACTGTTTTTTTCATTTTAATTGTTTTCTAAAGGTTTATTATATACTTAATAAGCATTGCAATTCAATCTAATATTGCAATGATATATAACTCACAAAGTGAGCAATTGATGTTTCAGCTTGAATTTCGAAACGAAAAAAAACAAGCAAATATCTTATGAGCTAACAAGAAGATAATATGCTTTTGCACGAGATGCTACGGGGAGTTCCATATTATGATGGTATAGCAACTAAAATATACCTCTTAGTATCGTACTAAGATTATCTGGTATCAATGCGTGCGCAAAAGTATTATTAATATCCTTTCTGAACGTTAAACAGTTGTTAATTGGGAATTTCTATAAACGTTAAAATGTAAATGTATCTGATAAATAAGGGGTTATCTGATACACTCCAGCTATTCTTAGTTCATATATTTGCTTGTTGTGTACTTGGTATTACTCTGAGATTATTTTAGCATTTTATTTAAATTTTAGTTTTAATATTCTGAATGGAGTTTTTGCCAGGTCTTTCCCTCCTGTAAAAGCAGAAGATTTATGCAATTGATTTACGGCGATATAAAGCCAGTCTTTATGAATTCGTAGATTGTCAGACCAATCTAATAAAGGATCTTTTTTTAGTGTCTTTAATTTTTTATTAGCTGTTAAGACATCAATACTATTGTTTTGAATATTGGTAAAATAGTGATTGTTTTGACGATCAGTTGCAGCGCCATCTGATATCGGTTTTGCTCCAGTTATGGTGATATGTGAGAAAATTTCAGCATCTTCACTTTGATCTCGTATTATCTTGGTAGGAACCTGATACCATTTAGTACCATTCATAGCTCCGTAAAATAAGGTTTCTCTATCAGCCGAAAGTGTTATAGGGTTTAGACCTATTCTGGCAGGGTTACCCAAAAAGTGTTGAACGTTTCCGTCGATAATCATATCGATGTCCTCTGATTTCATGCTCGCGGGATGGCTTATTTTTCTATACGTTCTTTTATGAATATCTACTACGATGATTCCTGGGTTACCAAAATCAGCCAGATATACAAACCCATTTTTTTCATCCACAGCCAGATCCTGAACGAAACTGGTTTTAGGGGCAAGTTCCACTGGAATGTCAAAACGCATGATTTCTTTTTTACGATCAATATCAAAAGCAAATACTCTTGTTTTACCAATGTTTAATCCAGCATCGATTACCCATAAACGATTTTCGGTGTCAAAAATGATTCCTAACGGAGTGTCTAATTTGGTATCTGATTTGGTGTCTATGGTCGATTGCACTACTTCAGTAGGGAACGCTTTATAGCTAGTGCTATCTGTTATCTCTACAAGTTGTAGATTGGTAGCTCGTAATGGATGAATACTGGAAAAAATTCTTCCTTCTTTAGATACAGCGACATTTCCTGGGTTGATATCCATTTCTGCTACAACTTCCAGCGTACCTATGGGTTTTTCCTTGGATATAGGATTCGTTTCTTTTTCTTTATTGGTAGTACAAGCCGTTATCGCTAGTAGAACCAGAGAAATAATATGAAGTTTCATATATAGTATAAATTATTTGTTTAGTGATGATTATGGTGAGTTGAAGATTCGTTTTGGTGTGAGCTGAGCACTTCCAAAATTGTTTCTACATCTAATCGGTGGGTGTAATCTTCTGGAATAAAACTGTACAGAATTTCTCTGTTTTTATTGATGATATAGGTAGCAGGCATAGGCAATTCATAGTCTGTATTCCCATTATGAATATCCACATGAAGGTTAAAGGAGTGATAGATATTTATCAAATCTTTAGGAAGGGCAAAAG contains:
- a CDS encoding L-dopachrome tautomerase-related protein translates to MKLHIISLVLLAITACTTNKEKETNPISKEKPIGTLEVVAEMDINPGNVAVSKEGRIFSSIHPLRATNLQLVEITDSTSYKAFPTEVVQSTIDTKSDTKLDTPLGIIFDTENRLWVIDAGLNIGKTRVFAFDIDRKKEIMRFDIPVELAPKTSFVQDLAVDEKNGFVYLADFGNPGIIVVDIHKRTYRKISHPASMKSEDIDMIIDGNVQHFLGNPARIGLNPITLSADRETLFYGAMNGTKWYQVPTKIIRDQSEDAEIFSHITITGAKPISDGAATDRQNNHYFTNIQNNSIDVLTANKKLKTLKKDPLLDWSDNLRIHKDWLYIAVNQLHKSSAFTGGKDLAKTPFRILKLKFK
- a CDS encoding polysaccharide biosynthesis C-terminal domain-containing protein, whose product is MGVVIKQSIRNIITTCVGFGLGAVNTLFLMTWFLEQEYYGLISYVISAANLVWPFLIFGAHNTLVKFFSAYTDSSEQHRLLSWLLLIPLFLSVVLAGMGILLYQQLLVFFDGENAIVKPYVWTIFVLAFAITYFEVFYAWAKVKLQSAFGNFLKEIFTRFGIAVLLILVAVKIIEVQAFVYWLMAVYILRLFIMMGYALSLHRTFRFRWTLPSNYSSVFKYSGLIVLAGSVASFLIDLDKVMIERFMPIGNLANYTICAYIASVIIMPSRAMHQITYPLTAKLINEKQYDALRTLYRKSALNLFVISGLFFVLILCNVHQLFELISDKYQLHIWVILFIGLTKLYDNFLGNNNAVLYNSDYYRIVLIIGIGMALLAFVLNALCIPFFGIKGAALATFIAVFVYNTMKLWIVYQKFGMHPFSKRIVGGGILILTATAAFYFWEFSFSPIVNIVLKSILIGISYVGAVLLTKLSPDITDIIRKIPRGA